The Bacteroidota bacterium region ATTTATGGCAAATACATCCCTCATTTTCACCGGCAGTTTTTACAAACAGGTTGTACTCCACCACACAAAAAGCAGAATCCATGCTTCTTGAACTTAACCCAATCTGTATGGCCGAACAATTATTTGCTTTGGGCGGGAAATTATAAAAATAATTATGATGGATCCAGGTCCTTTTGGCCATCCTGTCGTGTCCCGGTCCCTGAACGGAGATCATCTGGCCTTCATCTTTCTTATTCTGAAAAGTATTATAACTTATCTCATTATCATCACCCGATACAGTCAGGTAAGCCTTCGTACCGGAATTTACAGGAGCACATTCAAAAATATTCCGGGTGATCAGGCAATGAGTTGCTCCGGACGCAATTTGTGTACTGCCGGTATTATGGGTAAACTTAAATCCCTTTATGACAATGTATGATGAAGGAGAAGAGACCACAAATCCGCCCTGGCCGATGATCTCGACACCACCTGTTTTCTGAGCAGCAATGATGACAGGCATTTGTTTAGTTCCACGGACTGCAATACGGATATTCCCGGTAGTAGTATAAAGCCCATCATCAACAATAATTTGTTGGCCTGCCTTAGCACGATTAATAGCAGTTTGCAAAGCAGAAATTGTATTGACATGGATTATCTGTGAATAAGCTTTGTCCATTCCATAGAAGCAAAGGAGAATAACAATCCACACAATCCCGGTAATTCTAATTCCTGCAGATTTAGGAATTCTTATTTTAAAGAATTCATCTTGTCTTTTCATTATATAACCTGAATATTTTATTAAAAAATTAGCCCTGGCATAGGGATCAGGAATTTGTACAATTAAAAGTACAAAAGTCTGAAAATAAACATATTGAAAAGGAAGGAAAAAGGCCCGCTGAAGGATTAACAATAGCGGGCCTGTAAAACTTATTTAACCAGAAAAGTATCGTGCAAACGGATATCTTCAGATGAACTGCCGACTTTCACTTCAAACTCTCCGGGTTCAACAGTCCAGTTCATATTGCGGTCAAGAATAGCCAGGTCGTCTGGTTTCAGGGTGAAAGAAACGGTCCGTTTCTCTCCAGGTTCCAGATGGATGCGTTCAAATCCCCTTAATTGTTCCTGGTATTCAATCACGCTGTTTGTCTTTTCGTGAATATACAACTCTACAACTTCGTCACCTGCCATTTTCCCGGTATTTTGAATATCAGCGCTGACATTCACCAGGCCCTGGTTATTTTCTTCTTTGGGATCAATCTTAAGTGCAGAATATTCAAAGGTGGTATAACTAAGACCGAAACCGAAAGGATACAATGCCCCAACAATACGGGTTTTCCCTTTGCCATTGGGGCCTTCGCCAGGTTGTCCTGCCTGAGAGCCGGGCTTTACGGGAAAGTTAAAAGGCAATTGCCCTACAGTCCTGGGAAAAGTAATAGAAAGTTTACCACCGGGATTATAATCACCGAACAAAACCTGGGCAACAGCCAGACCTCCAAATTCACCCGGGAACCAGGTGTCAAGAATGGAAGGTACGTTCCTGTCAGCCCAATTAATTGTCAAAGGCCTGCCATTAACCAAAACCAAAACAATTGGTTTCCCTGTTTTATACAGAGCCTGTAACAGATCAAGTTGATGCCCGGGAAGGTCGAGGCTTGTCCTGGAACGGCTCTCTCCCACTGTTTCTTCATTATCGCCCAGGTAAACGACAACAGCATCAACCTGGGCAGCCTTGGCAACTGCTTCGTCAATCAATGCCTGTTCTTCTGCAGGAGGAGGAGTGGGTATGATCTCATTTTCAGGCCAATCTTTATCAAAGGTATTGCAACCCTTGGCATATTCAATATTTACCCCAGGGCCGGCTACCTTTTTCATCCCTTCCAACATGGAAACAACAGGTAAGTTGGAAGGCCCATAGCGGCTGATAAAAGGAGTGATTTCCGTAGCAGCCGGGCCTGTAACCAGGATTGATTTATATTGAGTCCTGCTGAAAGGAAGCAAATGGTTTTCGTTCTTTAAAAGAACAACCGACTCCTGACAGGATTGAAGAGAAGTCTTTACGGCCTCATCGTTGCGGACAATCTTGTCTGCTGCAGCCGGATTTTCCACATAAGGTTGATCAAATAATCCAAGGGCAAATTTCACATGAAGGATTTCCCTCACCC contains the following coding sequences:
- a CDS encoding polysaccharide lyase 6 family protein; amino-acid sequence: MKRQDEFFKIRIPKSAGIRITGIVWIVILLCFYGMDKAYSQIIHVNTISALQTAINRAKAGQQIIVDDGLYTTTGNIRIAVRGTKQMPVIIAAQKTGGVEIIGQGGFVVSSPSSYIVIKGFKFTHNTGSTQIASGATHCLITRNIFECAPVNSGTKAYLTVSGDDNEISYNTFQNKKDEGQMISVQGPGHDRMAKRTWIHHNYFYNFPPKANNCSAIQIGLSSRSMDSAFCVVEYNLFVKTAGENEGCICHKSCRNIIRFNTFGEGSEELSLRHGNKSEVYGNFFIGCTGLRFSGDDHKIYCNFFKNCSRAIVCNNGDGEVADGDKLISHDRPDRVQIVFNTMVDCASNYSEPNRKNGLGATNIDFSNNIIQGGEAVSIKGPYVNPVWKGNILWNTQAGSIPADGYISEDPNMSADINGIFHLLSGSSAIGAGDGSYPYVSIDIDGQARGLHKDTGADQFSQVPVTNHVLTTADVGPFAGLNKALSK
- a CDS encoding glycoside hydrolase family 3 N-terminal domain-containing protein, producing the protein MRKTWYILMVFVLTGLSLYAQSGKQNIYHKGWIDFNKNGKKDIYEDPAQPIDKRVEDLLSQMSLEEKTCQMATLYGYGRVLKEEMPSPSWKNEIWKDGIGNIDEELNSVAYNKKSVTAYSYPFSKHAAAINAVQKWFVEETPHGIPVDFTNEGIRGLCHDRATSFPSQIGQGSTWDKSLVYQIGKIEGREARALGYTNVYAPILDVSQDQRWGRVVETYGEDPFLIAQLGKQMVLGMQDERIVSTLKHFAVYSIPKGGRDGNARTDPKVAPREMQQMYLYPFKVAVKEAGALGVMASYNDWDGVPIIASKYFLNDFLRQQWGFKGYVVSDSRAVEYVWEKHHVASDYKDAIRQVVEAGLNIRTDFTMPQAYINPLREDVKEGRISLQTLDQRVREILHVKFALGLFDQPYVENPAAADKIVRNDEAVKTSLQSCQESVVLLKNENHLLPFSRTQYKSILVTGPAATEITPFISRYGPSNLPVVSMLEGMKKVAGPGVNIEYAKGCNTFDKDWPENEIIPTPPPAEEQALIDEAVAKAAQVDAVVVYLGDNEETVGESRSRTSLDLPGHQLDLLQALYKTGKPIVLVLVNGRPLTINWADRNVPSILDTWFPGEFGGLAVAQVLFGDYNPGGKLSITFPRTVGQLPFNFPVKPGSQAGQPGEGPNGKGKTRIVGALYPFGFGLSYTTFEYSALKIDPKEENNQGLVNVSADIQNTGKMAGDEVVELYIHEKTNSVIEYQEQLRGFERIHLEPGEKRTVSFTLKPDDLAILDRNMNWTVEPGEFEVKVGSSSEDIRLHDTFLVK